The following proteins come from a genomic window of Streptomyces sp. Sge12:
- a CDS encoding nitrilase-related carbon-nitrogen hydrolase, with product MAQVVRAALVQATWTGDTESMIAKHEEYARRAAAEGAQIIGFQEVFNSPYFCQVQEPEHYRWAEAVPDGPTVRRMQDLARETGMVIVVPVFELESEGFYYNTAAVIDADGSYLGKYRKHHIPQVKGFWEKYYFRPGNLGWPVFDTAVGRIGVYICYDRHFPEGWRQLGLAGAQLVYNPSATSRGLSAYLWQLEQPASAVANEYFIAAINRVGQEEYGDNDFYGTSYFVDPRGQFVGEVASDKDEELVVRDLDFDLIKEVRDQWAFYRDRRPDAYGGLVQP from the coding sequence ATGGCCCAAGTCGTCCGCGCCGCGCTGGTCCAGGCCACCTGGACCGGAGACACCGAATCGATGATCGCCAAGCACGAGGAGTACGCCCGCCGGGCGGCCGCCGAGGGCGCGCAGATCATCGGCTTCCAGGAAGTCTTCAACTCCCCCTATTTCTGTCAGGTCCAGGAGCCCGAGCACTACCGCTGGGCCGAGGCCGTCCCCGACGGCCCGACCGTCCGCCGGATGCAGGACCTCGCCCGCGAGACCGGCATGGTGATTGTCGTACCGGTCTTCGAGCTGGAGAGCGAGGGCTTCTACTACAACACCGCCGCCGTCATCGACGCCGACGGCAGCTATCTCGGCAAGTACCGCAAGCACCACATCCCGCAGGTCAAAGGCTTCTGGGAGAAGTACTACTTCCGTCCGGGCAACCTCGGCTGGCCCGTCTTCGACACCGCCGTCGGCCGGATCGGCGTCTACATCTGCTACGACCGCCACTTCCCCGAGGGCTGGCGCCAACTGGGACTCGCCGGAGCCCAGCTGGTCTACAACCCGTCCGCCACCTCCCGAGGCCTGTCCGCCTACCTGTGGCAGCTGGAACAGCCCGCCTCCGCCGTCGCCAACGAGTACTTCATCGCCGCCATCAACCGCGTCGGCCAGGAGGAGTACGGCGACAACGACTTCTACGGCACCAGCTACTTCGTCGACCCGCGCGGTCAGTTCGTCGGGGAGGTCGCCAGCGACAAGGACGAGGAACTCGTCGTCCGCGACCTCGACTTCGACCTGATCAAGGAGGTCCGCGACCAGTGGGCCTTCTACCGCGACCGCCGACCCGACGCCTACGGAGGACTCGTACAGCCGTGA
- a CDS encoding PPOX class F420-dependent oxidoreductase, whose protein sequence is MDLEELGRARYISLTTFRKDGTPVATPVWAVVDGGELYVWTRTETWKVKRIRNNGRVTVAACDVRGRLREGAPVYEGQARLLDEAGLRRVRKLMSRKYTWQYWLVDVPATLARRGKRPHTAIAVKL, encoded by the coding sequence ATGGATCTCGAGGAGCTCGGCAGAGCGCGGTACATCAGTCTCACCACCTTCCGCAAGGACGGCACGCCCGTGGCGACCCCGGTGTGGGCCGTGGTCGACGGGGGCGAGCTGTACGTGTGGACGCGCACCGAAACGTGGAAGGTCAAGCGGATCCGCAACAACGGGCGGGTCACCGTCGCCGCGTGCGACGTGCGCGGTCGGCTGCGCGAGGGCGCGCCGGTGTACGAGGGCCAGGCCCGGCTGCTCGACGAGGCGGGGCTGCGCCGGGTGCGGAAGCTGATGTCGCGCAAGTACACGTGGCAGTACTGGTTGGTGGACGTGCCGGCCACCCTGGCGCGCCGGGGCAAGCGTCCCCACACCGCGATCGCCGTCAAGCTTTGA
- a CDS encoding helix-turn-helix domain-containing protein yields the protein MVRTPLTPEERERGERLGALLREARGSRSMVEVAAGAGLSAETLRKIETGRAPTPAFFTVAALAEALGLSLDDVLRRCAVVPA from the coding sequence ATGGTCCGAACCCCTCTCACCCCCGAAGAGCGCGAGCGCGGCGAGCGGCTGGGCGCGCTGCTGCGCGAAGCCCGCGGCAGCCGCAGCATGGTCGAGGTCGCGGCCGGCGCCGGGCTCTCCGCCGAGACCCTGCGCAAGATCGAGACCGGCCGCGCGCCCACGCCCGCCTTCTTCACGGTCGCCGCCCTCGCCGAAGCGCTCGGCCTCTCCCTGGACGACGTCCTGCGACGCTGCGCGGTCGTCCCGGCCTAG
- the map gene encoding type I methionyl aminopeptidase has product MVILKTDREIDEMRAAGRVVARALAAVREAADVGVSPLDLDRVAREVLREAGATSPFLGYRPRFAPVPFPAALCLSVNDAIVHGIPGEAPLRDGDLVSADFGALLGGWAGDAAVSFTVGRARPADLRLIETSEAALAAGIAAAVPGNRIGDIAHAIGTTCRAAGYGVPDGFGGHGIGRAMHEDPGVPNEGPPGRGTKLRPGMVLAIEPMVIAGGTDDYTCDGDGWTLRTVDGSRAAHSEHTVAITADGPRILTAL; this is encoded by the coding sequence ATGGTGATTCTGAAGACGGACCGAGAGATCGACGAGATGCGCGCCGCGGGCCGGGTGGTCGCCCGCGCCCTGGCCGCCGTACGGGAGGCCGCCGACGTGGGGGTGTCCCCGCTGGACCTGGACCGGGTGGCGCGCGAGGTGCTCCGCGAGGCCGGCGCCACCTCGCCCTTCCTGGGCTACCGGCCGCGGTTCGCGCCGGTGCCCTTCCCCGCCGCCCTGTGCCTCTCGGTGAACGACGCCATCGTGCACGGCATCCCCGGCGAGGCCCCGCTGCGGGACGGCGACCTGGTCAGCGCCGACTTCGGTGCGCTGCTCGGTGGCTGGGCCGGCGACGCGGCCGTCAGCTTCACGGTCGGCCGGGCCCGCCCCGCCGACCTTCGCCTGATCGAGACCTCCGAGGCGGCCCTCGCGGCCGGGATCGCCGCCGCCGTACCGGGGAACAGGATCGGCGACATCGCCCACGCCATCGGCACCACCTGCCGCGCCGCCGGGTACGGCGTCCCGGACGGCTTCGGCGGCCACGGCATCGGCCGCGCCATGCACGAGGACCCGGGCGTGCCCAACGAGGGCCCGCCGGGACGCGGTACGAAGCTGCGCCCCGGCATGGTCCTCGCCATCGAGCCGATGGTGATCGCGGGCGGTACGGACGACTACACCTGCGACGGGGACGGCTGGACCCTGCGCACCGTCGACGGCAGCCGGGCCGCGCACTCGGAGCACACGGTCGCGATCACCGCCGACGGCCCCCGGATCCTCACCGCCCTCTGA
- the ggt gene encoding gamma-glutamyltransferase — protein sequence MRGPAARQLALVALAGALVSTGAAAPPTPTTAPPAKVPVAVGYGGAVASVDADASAAGIAVLRNGGNAVDAAVATAAALGVTEPYSAGIGGGGYFVYYDARTRRVHTIDGRETAPATATETLFQENGLPIPFAEGQTSGLGVGVPGTPATWKSALDAWGTRPLDRLLKPAEKLARDGFTVDSTFRAQTELNQDRFKDFPATSKLFLPGGALPVVGSTFKNPDLAATYAELGRKGTGALYRGPIAEDIVRAVRTPPVDPAATRKVRAGDLTTGDLRAYATKRQDPTRVGYRGLDVYSMAPSSSGGTTVGEALNILERTDLSKLSEAQYLHRFIEASRISFADRGRWVGDPAAVRVPTRELLSQRFADSRACLISPDRTLTSPLAPGDPRNPAPCATTGRAAPTTYEGENTTHLTAADRWGNVVSYTLTIESTGGSAITVPGRGFLLNNELTDFSFAPAAPGVPDPNLPGPGKRPRSSMAPTIVLEDGRPVLAVGSPGGATIITTVLQTLIGHLDRGLPLVDAIAAPRASQRNQTTTELEPGLWNSPLRAELEAIGQGFRQNPEIGAATGVQRLPDGRWLAAAETSRRGGGSAMVVHPHGRP from the coding sequence ATGCGTGGTCCCGCCGCACGTCAGTTAGCGCTCGTCGCCCTCGCCGGAGCGCTCGTCTCCACCGGGGCCGCGGCCCCGCCCACCCCCACGACCGCCCCACCGGCCAAGGTGCCGGTCGCCGTCGGGTACGGCGGGGCCGTGGCCAGCGTCGACGCCGACGCCTCGGCCGCGGGCATCGCCGTCCTGCGCAACGGCGGCAACGCCGTGGACGCGGCGGTCGCCACCGCCGCCGCGCTGGGGGTGACCGAGCCCTATTCGGCGGGCATCGGCGGAGGCGGCTACTTCGTCTACTACGACGCGCGCACCCGCCGCGTGCACACCATCGACGGTCGCGAGACCGCCCCGGCCACCGCCACCGAGACCCTGTTCCAGGAGAACGGCCTCCCCATCCCCTTCGCGGAGGGCCAGACCAGCGGACTGGGCGTGGGCGTCCCCGGCACCCCCGCCACCTGGAAGAGCGCCCTCGACGCCTGGGGCACCCGCCCGCTCGACAGACTGCTGAAGCCCGCCGAGAAACTGGCCCGGGACGGCTTCACGGTGGACAGCACCTTCCGTGCCCAGACCGAGCTCAACCAGGACCGCTTCAAGGACTTCCCGGCCACCTCGAAGCTCTTCCTGCCGGGCGGCGCCCTGCCGGTGGTCGGCTCCACCTTCAAGAACCCCGACCTGGCCGCCACCTACGCCGAACTGGGCCGCAAGGGGACCGGCGCCCTCTACCGGGGGCCGATCGCCGAGGACATCGTGCGGGCCGTCCGCACGCCCCCGGTGGATCCGGCGGCCACCCGCAAGGTCCGCGCCGGCGACCTGACCACCGGCGACCTGCGCGCGTACGCCACCAAGCGGCAGGACCCGACCCGGGTGGGCTACCGCGGCCTGGACGTCTACAGCATGGCGCCCTCCTCCTCGGGCGGCACCACCGTCGGCGAGGCGCTCAACATCCTGGAGCGGACCGACCTGTCGAAGCTGTCCGAGGCGCAGTACCTGCACCGCTTCATCGAGGCCTCGCGGATCTCCTTCGCCGACCGGGGCCGCTGGGTCGGCGACCCGGCGGCGGTGCGGGTGCCGACGCGCGAGCTGCTCTCCCAGCGGTTCGCCGACTCGCGGGCCTGCCTGATCTCACCGGACCGTACGCTGACCAGCCCGCTCGCCCCCGGTGACCCGCGCAACCCGGCGCCCTGCGCCACCACCGGCCGGGCCGCCCCGACCACCTACGAGGGGGAGAACACCACGCACCTGACGGCCGCCGACCGCTGGGGCAACGTCGTCTCCTACACCCTGACCATCGAGTCCACCGGCGGCAGCGCGATCACCGTCCCCGGCCGCGGCTTCCTGCTCAACAACGAGCTCACCGACTTCTCCTTCGCGCCGGCCGCACCCGGCGTCCCGGACCCGAACCTGCCCGGTCCCGGCAAGCGGCCGCGCTCGTCCATGGCGCCGACCATCGTGCTGGAGGACGGCCGCCCGGTGCTCGCGGTGGGCTCCCCGGGCGGTGCCACCATCATCACCACCGTGCTGCAGACCCTGATCGGCCACCTGGACCGGGGCTTGCCGCTGGTCGACGCGATCGCCGCGCCGCGGGCCAGCCAGCGCAACCAGACCACCACCGAGCTGGAGCCGGGGCTGTGGAACAGCCCGCTGCGCGCGGAGCTGGAGGCCATCGGCCAGGGCTTCCGGCAGAACCCGGAGATCGGCGCGGCGACCGGCGTGCAGCGGCTGCCGGACGGCCGGTGGCTGGCGGCGGCCGAGACCAGCCGGCGGGGCGGCGGCTCGGCGATGGTGGTCCACCCGCACGGGAGGCCGTAG
- a CDS encoding cytochrome P450 yields the protein MDHAADVPDVFDPRIYARGIPHERYRLLRERYPVARQAEPEIQGWPAGPGFWAVTRHADVVRVLRDHRTYSSWLGATQIRDPDPADLPFLRRTMLNQDPPEHGMLRRLVARAFTPARVDAFAARVRERARALLAGARDSAEDGAADLVRTVTDEYALLNLTDLLGVPAADRALLLEWTVRIIGYQDPEDAPAPLLGPDGTPLNPRSPALLGEMFAYARELAAHKRAHPGDDVMTALAEAGLEPAELEMFFFLLTVAGNDTVRSAAPGGLLALAQHPDAYRRLAAGAVPPDRAVEELLRVHPPVLSFRRTARVDTELAGQPIRAGDKVVVFHASANHDERVFTDPGRLDLARTPNPHVSFGDGPHVCLGAHFARLQLRTLYEEWCTAMPAPELAGPPRRLVSNFINGITRLPVRVSGRPG from the coding sequence ATGGATCACGCCGCGGACGTCCCCGACGTCTTCGACCCCCGCATCTACGCCCGCGGAATCCCGCACGAGCGGTACCGGCTGCTGCGCGAGCGGTACCCCGTGGCCCGGCAGGCCGAGCCCGAGATCCAGGGCTGGCCCGCCGGTCCCGGCTTCTGGGCGGTCACCCGGCACGCCGACGTCGTACGGGTCCTGCGCGACCACCGGACGTACTCCTCCTGGCTGGGCGCCACCCAGATCCGCGACCCCGACCCGGCCGACCTGCCCTTTCTGCGCCGCACCATGCTCAACCAGGACCCGCCGGAGCACGGCATGCTGCGCAGGCTCGTGGCGCGGGCCTTCACCCCCGCCCGCGTCGACGCCTTCGCCGCGCGGGTGCGGGAACGCGCCCGCGCCCTGCTCGCCGGCGCCCGGGACAGCGCCGAGGACGGCGCCGCCGACCTCGTGCGCACCGTCACCGACGAATACGCGCTGCTCAACCTCACCGACCTGCTGGGCGTCCCGGCCGCCGACCGGGCCCTGCTGCTGGAGTGGACCGTACGGATCATCGGCTACCAGGACCCCGAGGACGCCCCGGCTCCGCTGCTCGGCCCGGACGGCACTCCGCTCAACCCGCGCTCCCCGGCCCTGCTCGGCGAAATGTTCGCGTACGCCCGGGAACTGGCCGCCCACAAGCGCGCACACCCCGGCGACGACGTGATGACCGCGCTCGCCGAAGCCGGCCTGGAGCCGGCCGAACTGGAGATGTTCTTCTTCCTGCTCACCGTCGCCGGAAACGACACCGTGCGCAGCGCCGCCCCCGGCGGCCTGCTCGCCCTCGCGCAGCACCCGGACGCCTACCGCCGGCTCGCGGCCGGGGCCGTCCCGCCGGACCGGGCCGTCGAGGAACTGCTGCGCGTCCACCCACCGGTGCTCAGCTTCCGCCGCACGGCCCGCGTCGACACCGAACTGGCCGGGCAGCCGATCCGCGCCGGCGACAAGGTGGTGGTCTTCCACGCCTCCGCCAACCACGACGAGCGCGTCTTCACCGACCCCGGCCGACTGGACCTGGCCCGCACCCCCAACCCGCACGTCTCCTTCGGGGACGGCCCGCACGTCTGCCTCGGCGCCCATTTCGCCCGGCTCCAGCTGCGCACCCTCTACGAGGAGTGGTGTACGGCCATGCCCGCCCCGGAACTGGCGGGCCCGCCGCGCCGGCTGGTGTCGAACTTCATCAACGGGATCACGCGGCTGCCGGTACGGGTGTCAGGGCGGCCCGGGTGA
- a CDS encoding GerMN domain-containing protein translates to MTRRRTSSRTAAATAVLAGCALLLTGCGIKRTGVIESGHPATVKVSGSGKSTVLYFVSKEGDRLVPAPFTLFDGYTIAPAALVRLLLDGPMGRAGEAGLTTALPKLPAGTGDQVTVSPYTQERGMTVHVPFPVGDLSPLARKQLVCTVGVSAVRNTLSPVVLQGTDTTLPYDECDLNH, encoded by the coding sequence ATGACACGCCGGAGGACGAGCTCCCGGACCGCCGCGGCCACAGCGGTTCTGGCGGGCTGCGCCCTGCTCCTCACCGGATGCGGGATCAAGCGCACCGGGGTGATCGAGAGCGGCCACCCCGCGACCGTCAAGGTCTCCGGGTCCGGCAAGAGCACCGTCCTCTACTTCGTCTCGAAGGAGGGGGACCGGCTCGTTCCCGCCCCGTTCACCCTGTTCGACGGCTACACCATCGCGCCCGCGGCGCTCGTGCGCCTGCTGCTCGACGGGCCCATGGGCCGGGCCGGCGAGGCCGGACTCACCACGGCGCTGCCCAAGCTGCCCGCCGGGACGGGGGACCAAGTGACGGTGAGCCCGTACACACAGGAGCGGGGGATGACGGTCCACGTGCCCTTCCCCGTGGGCGACCTGTCGCCCCTGGCACGCAAACAGCTCGTGTGCACCGTCGGCGTATCCGCCGTCCGGAACACCCTCAGCCCCGTCGTCCTCCAGGGCACCGACACCACCCTTCCGTACGACGAGTGCGACCTGAACCACTGA
- a CDS encoding sensor histidine kinase: protein MRRIAPLGLRSRLIAAFLLVAAISAVTTAALTYQQARNAILKQTQDTAISTLRDQVEQQEIRLPLDQPELQRVVIELGRRGKPHPWIVFGEYGSLRVSTNPDTPTSGVITDNLREKVRRHDYTAFQRVEDARGNPWLTVGVPAVFEHNGFKESTGALFFASVPLSTERQTVEAMVDAAKQGAVPGLAIAIVPALLAARSVLRPVRDMRRAAQHLGRGRLDTRIEVRGADELAGLARTFNETARALEQSVRELQEAEVRARRFASDVSHELRTPLAGMLAVTEVLDEDAERLDADTAKALRLVSAETGKLAVLVEDLMEISRFDARAAELNLDDVDIAEAVRKTLERRHWVDDRVVTELPDGVRARLDPRRFDVILANLVGNALRHGGAPVRVTVRTVPGGAGQAGERLLIDVADSGPGIAPEVLPHIFDRFFKADAARTRSAGSGLGLAITLENVRLHGGTLLAGNGPSGGAVFTLDMPLEARA, encoded by the coding sequence GTGCGACGCATAGCACCGCTGGGCCTGCGCTCCCGGCTGATCGCCGCCTTCCTGCTGGTCGCCGCGATCAGCGCCGTGACCACCGCCGCCCTCACCTACCAGCAGGCGCGCAACGCGATCCTCAAGCAGACCCAGGACACCGCCATCAGCACGCTGCGCGACCAGGTCGAACAGCAGGAGATACGCCTCCCGCTGGACCAGCCGGAGCTCCAGCGGGTCGTCATCGAACTCGGCAGGCGCGGCAAACCGCACCCGTGGATCGTCTTCGGCGAGTACGGCAGCCTGCGCGTCTCCACCAACCCCGACACACCGACCTCCGGCGTGATCACCGACAACCTCCGCGAAAAGGTCCGCCGCCACGACTACACCGCCTTCCAGCGGGTCGAGGACGCACGCGGCAACCCGTGGCTCACGGTCGGCGTCCCCGCCGTCTTCGAACACAACGGATTCAAGGAATCCACCGGCGCCCTCTTCTTCGCCAGCGTCCCGCTCTCCACCGAGCGGCAGACCGTCGAGGCCATGGTCGACGCCGCCAAGCAGGGCGCCGTCCCCGGCCTCGCCATCGCGATCGTGCCCGCACTGCTGGCCGCCCGCAGCGTCCTGCGGCCGGTCCGCGACATGCGCCGGGCCGCCCAGCACCTCGGCCGCGGCCGCCTCGACACACGCATCGAGGTCCGGGGCGCCGACGAACTCGCCGGACTCGCCCGCACCTTCAACGAGACCGCCCGCGCGCTGGAGCAGTCCGTGCGCGAACTCCAGGAGGCGGAGGTCCGCGCCCGCCGCTTCGCCTCCGACGTCTCCCACGAACTGCGCACCCCGCTCGCCGGAATGCTCGCCGTCACCGAGGTCCTCGACGAGGACGCCGAGCGCCTCGACGCCGACACCGCCAAAGCCCTGCGCCTGGTCAGCGCCGAGACCGGCAAGCTCGCCGTCCTGGTCGAGGACCTGATGGAGATCTCCCGCTTCGACGCCCGGGCCGCCGAGCTCAACCTCGACGACGTCGACATCGCCGAAGCCGTGCGCAAGACCCTCGAACGCCGCCACTGGGTCGACGACCGGGTCGTCACCGAACTGCCCGACGGGGTGCGCGCACGGCTCGACCCGCGCCGCTTCGACGTGATCCTCGCCAACCTCGTCGGCAACGCCCTGCGGCACGGCGGCGCGCCCGTACGCGTCACCGTACGGACCGTACCGGGCGGAGCCGGCCAGGCCGGCGAACGGCTGCTGATCGACGTCGCCGACAGCGGACCCGGCATCGCCCCCGAGGTGCTGCCGCACATCTTCGACCGGTTCTTCAAGGCCGACGCGGCGCGGACCCGCTCCGCCGGCAGCGGCCTCGGCCTCGCCATCACCCTGGAGAACGTCCGCCTGCACGGCGGCACCCTCCTCGCGGGCAACGGGCCGTCCGGGGGAGCCGTCTTCACCCTCGACATGCCACTGGAGGCCCGCGCATGA
- a CDS encoding response regulator transcription factor: MPRVLLIEDDPSIREGVGLGLRRRGHEVSSAETGEEGLALMGGFRPELVLLDLMLPGINGVQVCRRIRENSQVPIIMLTARGDDFDIVVGLEAGADDYIVKPARTEVIEARIKAVLRRLSDPVGARPGVEHHGELTIDRAGLSVAKNGDRVPLAPSEIKLLLHLSASPEQVFSRQQLLEYVWDHSYHADARLVDACVRRLRTKVENPDASPRYIQTVRGFGYRFGPL; encoded by the coding sequence ATGCCACGCGTACTGCTGATCGAGGACGACCCTTCCATCCGGGAGGGCGTGGGCCTCGGCCTGCGCCGCCGCGGCCACGAGGTCAGTTCCGCCGAGACCGGGGAGGAAGGGCTCGCCCTGATGGGCGGCTTCCGTCCCGAGCTCGTCCTCCTCGACCTGATGCTCCCGGGAATCAACGGCGTCCAGGTCTGCCGCCGCATACGCGAGAACAGCCAGGTGCCGATCATCATGCTCACCGCACGCGGCGACGACTTCGACATCGTCGTCGGCCTGGAGGCCGGGGCCGACGACTACATCGTCAAACCCGCCCGCACCGAGGTCATCGAAGCCCGCATCAAAGCCGTACTGCGCCGCCTCAGCGACCCGGTGGGCGCCCGCCCCGGCGTCGAGCACCACGGCGAGCTGACCATCGACCGCGCCGGGCTGAGCGTCGCCAAGAACGGCGACCGCGTACCCCTGGCCCCCAGCGAGATCAAGCTCCTGCTGCACCTGTCGGCCTCGCCCGAGCAGGTCTTCTCCCGCCAGCAGCTCCTGGAGTACGTCTGGGACCACAGCTACCACGCCGACGCCCGGCTCGTGGACGCCTGCGTCCGCCGACTGCGCACCAAGGTCGAGAACCCCGACGCGAGCCCCCGCTACATACAGACCGTGCGCGGCTTCGGCTACCGCTTCGGTCCCCTGTAG
- the murJ gene encoding murein biosynthesis integral membrane protein MurJ — MDPGTGTAAGTGATAPAGPGGAAPAKSSVLRSGALMAAGSIVSRATGFIRSAVVVAALGTGLLGDGYAVANTVPNIIYMLLIGGALNAVFVPELVRAAKEHADGGAAYTDRLLTACTAALVALTAAAVLAAPLIVSTYTGYSGAQESTTVALARYCLPQILFYGLFTLLGQVLNARGRFGAMMWTPVLNNLVIIGVFGLFLHVSHDAAGTLTAAETRLLGLGTTAGIVLQALALVPSLRAARFRWRPRFDWRGSGLGRPLRNAGWLVMLVLTNQIAYWVVTRLSTTTGQDAALAGLAGGAGYTAYSNAYQLWIVPQGIITVSLVTALMPRMSSAASDGDLAALRRDISYALRSSAALVVPAAALFAALAPWVMGSVFEYGRTGPADIEVMAGMLIAFAPGLVAFSAQYVLSRGFYALSDTRTPFFLNLVIAGLNAGLSAAAYFLLSPRWAVTGMAAASSVAFLAGAAVTAHTLSRRLGPRTGTRTERRASAVRTHVRLLAACAPAAAAGYAAARATDPFGNFAAVGAGTAALALVVVLLAGPLRLTEITDLLDSLRRKTGR; from the coding sequence CGGCGCTGGGCACCGGACTCCTCGGCGACGGCTACGCCGTCGCCAACACGGTCCCGAACATCATCTACATGCTGCTCATCGGCGGCGCGCTCAACGCCGTCTTCGTACCCGAACTGGTCCGGGCCGCCAAGGAACACGCGGACGGCGGCGCCGCCTACACCGACCGGCTGCTCACCGCCTGCACCGCCGCCCTCGTGGCGCTCACCGCCGCAGCCGTCCTCGCCGCCCCGCTGATCGTCTCGACCTACACCGGCTACAGCGGCGCCCAGGAGAGCACCACCGTGGCCCTGGCCCGGTACTGCCTGCCGCAGATCCTCTTCTACGGCCTCTTCACCCTCCTCGGCCAAGTGCTGAACGCCCGCGGCCGGTTCGGCGCCATGATGTGGACCCCGGTCCTCAACAACCTCGTGATCATCGGCGTCTTCGGGCTCTTCCTCCACGTCTCCCACGACGCGGCGGGCACCCTCACCGCCGCCGAGACCCGGCTCCTGGGCCTCGGCACCACCGCCGGCATCGTCCTCCAGGCCCTCGCCCTCGTCCCCTCGCTGCGCGCCGCCCGCTTCCGCTGGCGCCCCCGCTTCGACTGGCGCGGCAGCGGCCTCGGCCGCCCGCTGCGCAACGCGGGCTGGCTGGTGATGCTCGTCCTCACCAACCAGATCGCCTACTGGGTCGTCACCCGGCTCTCCACCACCACCGGCCAGGACGCCGCCCTGGCGGGCCTCGCCGGCGGCGCCGGCTACACCGCCTACAGCAACGCCTACCAGCTGTGGATCGTCCCGCAGGGCATCATCACCGTCTCCCTCGTGACCGCCCTGATGCCCCGGATGAGCTCGGCCGCCTCCGACGGCGACCTCGCCGCCCTGCGCCGCGACATCTCCTACGCCCTGCGCTCCAGCGCCGCCCTCGTCGTGCCGGCCGCCGCGCTGTTCGCCGCCCTCGCCCCCTGGGTGATGGGCAGCGTCTTCGAGTACGGCCGCACCGGCCCCGCCGACATCGAGGTCATGGCGGGCATGCTCATCGCCTTCGCGCCCGGCCTGGTCGCCTTCTCCGCGCAGTACGTCCTCTCGCGCGGCTTCTACGCCCTCTCCGACACCCGGACCCCCTTCTTCCTGAACCTGGTCATCGCCGGGCTCAACGCAGGGCTGTCCGCCGCCGCCTACTTCCTGCTGTCCCCCCGCTGGGCGGTCACCGGCATGGCCGCGGCCTCCTCCGTCGCCTTCCTCGCCGGCGCCGCCGTCACCGCCCACACCCTCTCCCGCAGGCTCGGCCCGCGCACGGGCACCCGTACCGAGCGGCGCGCGAGCGCTGTACGGACCCACGTCCGGCTGCTGGCCGCCTGCGCGCCCGCGGCCGCCGCCGGGTACGCGGCCGCCCGCGCCACCGACCCCTTCGGCAACTTCGCCGCGGTCGGAGCGGGAACCGCGGCCCTCGCGCTGGTCGTCGTACTCCTCGCCGGGCCACTGCGCCTGACGGAGATCACCGACCTGCTGGACTCCCTGCGCCGCAAGACGGGCCGGTAG